Below is a genomic region from Phragmitibacter flavus.
TTCGCCGGAACCCACACCGCCATCGTCACCCCCTTCAAAGACGGACAGCTCGACGAAGCCGCCCTGCAAAAGCTCGTCGACTTCCAGTTCCAAAGCGGCGTGCAAGGCATCGTCCCCTGCGGCACCACCGGCGAATCCCCCACGCTCGACTACGACGAACATGAACGCGTGATCCAGCTCTGCGTCGAGTTCGCCCGCGGTCGCGGCATCGTCATGGCCGGCACCGGCAGCAACTCCACCGCCGAAGCCATCGAAATGACCCAGGAAGCCGAAGCCGCCGGAGCCAATGCCATCCTGCAAGTCGCCCCTTATTACAACAAACCCACCCCCGAGGGCCTGTTCCGCCACTTCAAAGCCATCGCCGCCGCCACCAAACTGCCCATCATGCTCTACAGCATCCCCGGCCGTTGCGGCATCGAAATCCCCATCGAGACCATCCAGCGCCTCGTCGCCGAATGTCCCAACATCGTCGCCATCAAAGAAGCCGGTGGCAGCCTTGACCGCGTCAGCGCCATCAAACAAAACCTGCCCGCCAGTTTCGAAGTCCTCTCCGGCGACGACTCCCTCACCCTGCCCTTCATCAGCGTCGGCGCTGTCGGTGTCGTCAGCGTTGCAGCGAACGTGATCCCACGCGAAATGACCCATCTCGTCCAGGCCGCCCTGCAAGGCAAATGGAACGAAGCCCAGGCCGTCCACGCCAGGTTCAACCCGCTCTTCAGCGCCTTTCTCAAACTCGCCACCAACCCCATCCCGATCAAAACCGCGATGGGACTCAAAGGTCTGTGCGAACCTGAACTGCGCCTGCCCCTCTGCGAGATGACCGACGCCCAAACGGCCGAGCTGAAAGCCGTCATGGAAAAACTACGGCTTCTTTAAAAACAGCCGGCGCACCGACTCCTTCACATCAAAGTGGTATTTGAACCAGCGGATCTCATCCAGCCGGGCCTCCACCTCATCTGGTGATCCACTCTCGCGCGTCGGACAAATCCCCAGCACTTCAAAAAGCTCCATCTCCATGCCGAACTTGTCCGCATAGCCCCGATTGTAGACTCCCACCACCAGCAACGGCTGCTCAGACGGGATGCCCTTCAGGTCGCCCGGGATCTGCAACCCCAGCCGCCTTTCGCCCGACGTCGAATTCAGCACCCGCGCCTCCACCACCCAGCGCGCATGGTCCCGACGCTCAAACACCCGCGTCATGCTGTTCAGATCCTCGTGTTTCCCAATGCGCACCCGGTAGTCATCGAACTGCACCAGCTTCACCGCAAAACCCTTCTCTGGAATGTCCCTCACCCGTTGATCGGGATGCCCGGTCATCGTCCGTTCCACCAAGGCCCGCGCTTCCCCTTCCTTCAAAGTGATCCCCTCCGGCGGATGGATCGAACGCCAGCCATACGCCCCCAGTGCCCCCACCACGGAAAGACCACACAGAGCCGACATCACCCAAGCCGCACGCGCTGACCAACGCCAACCATGCGCCCTCCACGCCCCCGCCCTCGCCACCAAACGCCGCGGCACGGGCTGTCTCCAACCCGGCACTTTCGCCCATAACCAGTCGAGTCCCTGAGAAGACGTTACCAAAACCCGCTCCCAAGCCCCGCACCAGATGAGAAACAACAGCCAGTCGCCCGCCGTCTGGAATCGGTCCGTTGCCACATTCCCCGACATCGCCGCCAGCAGCAAAAACGAAACCGCCGTGGCCACCACCAGCCACCATCCCACCCGCTGCCGCCGCGATGCCAAAATCAAAACGATCAACGACCCCGCTGCGAGGCTTTGAACCGACGGCAAGTGATCCACGTGATGCAACAACAACAACGCCAGTGCCGCAGGCAACGCGGGCAACCAAAACTTGCGTCTCACACACTGACCCAGCGCCACCAGCACGATCAACCATCGCGTCAGCCACTGCCACACCGGATTGGTCCTTGGCGTGTATTCCGCCGCCCGCACAAACGCCTCCGACAACTGCTTCACATATCGCACCGGATGCTCCGTCACCAGCGCCACATACTTCTGCATGAAATAGTTGTAACGCCGCCCCGTCGTTCCCGGACCAAACCCATCCCTGCGCGCCTCATCATGGATATTGCTCGTCAGCCGCTTCTCCACCGGATGCGCCCCCCCATACAACAACTCCGACGTGTTCAGCGACTGCGTAAACGCCCCATACTTCACCTGCTGACGAAACATCCACGGCAAAAACAACGCACAAACCATCACACAAAACATCGCCGCGCACTTCGCCACCCGCCCCCAACCCCAACCCTGCCACCAACCAAACACCACAATCAGAATGGGATACAACGGCACCGTCAGCAAAAACACTCCCGACGCCAGATTGCCTAACCCCACCACCAAACCCGCCGCCGCCGCCGCGCCCACCGTCCGGCGACGCAACAATCTCCAAAACACCAGCAACCCCAACACCCCAAACGTCGCCCCCATGTTCTCCGTCAAAACCACCTGCGCCAGCGCCACCTGCATTGGACAAAACATCATCCAACTCGCCACCGTAAAGGCGACAAAACGCGATCCCAAAATCCCCCCCAACACCAGCACCGTCGTCGCCGTCAACGCCTGCAACAAACAGTTCGTCATCAACGAAACCCAAATCCCCGAACCAAAAACCTGATGAAACAGCGACAAAAACAAACTGTAAAACGGCCGCTGCGTTCCAAACGACGAATCAAATCCCCGCCCATCCGCCAACGCCTCTGCCATCTCATGCCATCCCCCCGCATCACTCGCCGGCACCCCTCGGATCGACATCACCCCATCATTGTAATCCGATCCATGCAACTGCATTGCGCGCACCCCCAGACACAACACAAAAAACGCCGCCACCTTCATCCAAGGCGGCACCCTGCGCCATGATCGCGCCGCACCTTCCACCGGCACCCTCACCTCCCCACGCGTCAAAGCAAACCCCAACGCAAACGCCCCCGCCAGCAGCCACCACACCTTGTCTCTCACCTCCACCGGCAGTTGTAACGAATACCTTCGACCATTTACCCGTGGATCCGATCCGTCCATCGGCGAAAAACGCAGCTGCGACCCCTTCAGTCGATACCACCCCGGCCCCCGGTCCAGTTCACTTCCCCGCCGCGCCTTGCTTCCCGTTGGTTTGCCGTTCTCCAGCAACACCCCCGCCCTTTCCTCTGCGGGTGTGAACTCACGCTTCCCCAAACTCCACATCCACAGTCCCCCTCTTTCCCGCATATTCTGCGGCGAGATCTCCCGTTCCTCCATCAATCCCCAGCCGCTGTATTTTTGCATGATCGCCGCCAGCAACCCCAACAAAGCCACCAATAACACCAGCCGACCCACCACTCTCCGCACTTGGAGCGGCTTCGTAGCACTTTGATCACACACTGATTCCATCGCAAAACTTCAAACAGCATAGGGGAAGTCCCCCCTTGCGCCAATTAAAAACGTTGATTACATCGCCCTGTCTTATGAGTCAAACCCGCATCCTCGTCACCGGAGCCAAAGGCCGCATGGGCCAGGCCGTCATCGCCGCCGTCGAAAACAACCCCGACACCGTCATCGGTGCCGTCATTGACGTGGGCGACTCCCTCGAAGAGGCCCTCGCCCAAAGCGACATCGTCATCGACTTCACCGCCCATCACTTCAGCCCCACCCTCGTAGCCGCCTGCCTCGCGACCAACAAACCCCTCGTCATGGGCACCACCGGGCATACCGACGCCGAACTCGCTCAAATCCGCACCGCCTCCCTGACCCTTCCCATCGTCCACGCCCCGAACTTCAGCGTCGGCGTCAACACCCTCTTCTGGCTCACCCGCCAGGCCGTCCGCATCCTCGGTGAACCCTTCGACCTCGAAGTCGTCGAAATGCACCACCGCCACAAAACTGACTCCCCCAGCGGCACTGCCCGCCGTCTTGTCGAAATCCTCTGCGAAGAAACCGAGGTCAGCTACGACACCGACACCCGCCACGGTCGTTTTGGCGACGTCGGAGCCCGCACCAAAAAAGAAATCGGCGTCCACGCCCTGCGCGGCGGCGATGTCGTCGGCGACCACACCGTCGTTTTTGCGAACACCGGCGAACGCGTCGAACTCACCCACAAAGCTTCCAGCCGCGACACCTTCGCCAACGGCTCCGCCCGCGCCGCCGTGTGGCTCGCCGGAAAACCTCCCGGCCTGTATGACATGCAGGACGTCTTGGGGCTGAAATAAAAGATAAGATAGCGAAAGATCGAGGATAAGGGCGAAAGGCCAAAAGAACCCATGGACGACTCCCTTCATCCCTCTTCCCTCTACATCGCTCTTGGTTCCAACCTAGGTGACCGCACGGAAAACCTGCGCCGCGCCGTCACCGCGATCTGCCAGCTCCCCGGCACCCACCTCATCGACGCCGCCCCCCTTTACGAAACCGATCCCGTCGACTGTCCCCCCGATTCGCAACCGTTCTACAACAGCGTCATCGAAATCCGCACCACCATCGCCTTGGGCCAGTTGCTGCGTCTTCTCCGTGGCATCGAATCCCGCTTCGGTCGACGTCACGATCACGGACACAACGCCCCCCGCACCATCGATCTCGACATCCTCTGCTCCGGCGAACTCGTCCTCAACACCCCCGAGCTCACCATCCCCCATCCGCGGATGACCCAACGCGCCTTCGTCCTCCAACCCCTCGCCGACCTCCATCCCGGCCTCATCCTCCCCGGCCACGACGACACTGTTTGTTCCCTTCTCGAAAACCTCACCACCACCGAATCCCCCCTCCTCCTCGTCGACACCCACTGGCTATAAAGCAAACGTAGAAGGTCCGTCCCGGGCCTTTCATCACAGCGCAAGGCTCGGGACGAGCCTTCTACTTTAGCCTTTAGCCTTTCGATCTCACCATTTGAGTTCCCGAGCCGGCAACCTCTTCTCATTTCGCGTCTCCTTCACGATCTGACCATCGGACAAATGCAGCACCCGGTCCGCCATTTCCGCCATCGACGCATTGTGCGTGATGATGATCGCCAAAGTCCCAATCTCGCGGTTGATCCGTTCAATCGCCTCCAGCACCGCAATCCCCGTCGTCACATCCAGCGCCCCCGTTGGTTCATCGCATAAAAGCACCTCCGGTCGCTTCGCAATCGCCCGCGCGATCGCCACCCGCTGCTGCTGCCCGCCTGACAGTTGCGACGGAAAATGATCCATCCGATCCCCCAGTCCCACCATCTCCAGCGCCTCCTCCGGTGTCATCGGATCACGCGCAATCTCCGTGATCAACGCCACATTCTCCCGCGCCGTCAGACTCGGAATCAAATTGTAAAACTGGAACACAAACCCCACACAATTGCGCCGGAACAACGTCAACACCCCCTCATCCGCATCCGTCAATTCCCAGCCCTTGTAACGCATCTGCCCCGTCGTTGGCACATCCAACCCACCCAAAATATTCAGCAAAGTGCTCTTGCCACTCCCCGATGCCCCCAGCAACACCACCAGCTCGCTGCTTGAGAAATTCACATCCACCCCGTTCAACGCCACCACCTCCACCTCGCCCGTCGGATACACCTTTCTCAAACCACGCGCCTCAAAAATCACCTCGCCAATGAGCGGTTGGGATTCAGCAACAGAAGACTTCACAGACATTCGCGCCCGCAACATGCCTCCCACATCGAACGTAGTCAATTCCCCACACCTGCATTAAACTTCCTTTACCGCACACTTCCGCATTCCGACTTCCCACCTCCGACTTCCCATGTCCTCCTCGACGCCCAAACACACCAACGCCCTCGCCAGCGAAAAATCCCCCTACCTTCAGCAGCACGCGCACAACCCCGTCAACTGGATGCCCTGGGGCGAAGCCGCCTTCAAAAAAGCCCGTGACGAAGACAAACCCATCCTCCTCTCCATCGGCTACTCCACCTGTCACTGGTGCCACGTCATGGAACGCGAATCCTTTGAAAACGAAGCCATCGCCGCCGTCCTCAACGAACATTTTATCAATGTCAAAGTCGACCGCGAAGAACGTCCCGACGTCGACCTCACCTACATGACTTATGTCCAGGCCGTCAATGGCAGCGGCGGCTGGCCCATGAATGTCTGGCTCACTCCGGAATTAAAACCCTTCTTTGGCGGCACCTATTTCCCCCCCGAAGACAAGGCTGGTCGCATGGGCTTCAAGCGCCTCAGCGAAGAAATCGCCCGCGTCTGGCGCGAAGACAAGGCCAACGTCATCGCCCGCAGCCATGAAACCGTCGAAAAACTCCAGGGCTACATCAACGACGAACAAAACGCCCACGACGCCTCCTTCGACACCGTCTCCAAAAAAGCCTACGACGACATCTCCGGTGCCTTCGACTACCACGAAGGCGGTTTCAGCACCGCCCCCAAATTCCCCCGACCCGTCACCCTCAACCTTCTCTGGCGTTTAAAAAGCCACCTCGCCCGCAAGGAAGAAACCAGCGGCGACGCCAACTGGGCCGAGGCCATGGCCAAAACCACCCTCACCAAAATGGCCCACGGCGGCATGCGCGACCACCTCGGCGGCGGCTTCCACCGTTATTCCGTCGACGGCTACTGGCACATCCCTCACTACGAAAAGATGCTCTACGATCAGGCGCAGCTCGCCGTCGCCTACCTCGAAGGTCATCAAATCACCGGTAGCCCCTTCTACGCCAGCATCGCCCGCTCCACCCTCGAATACTGCCAGCGCGACCTCGGCCATCCCGACGGTGGATACTACTCCGCCGAAGACGCCGACAGCTACCAAGACCACACCCTTACCGAGAAATCCGAAGGGGCTTATTACATCTGGACCGCCGCCGAAATCGACGAACTCCTCGGCAAACAGGAAGGCAGCATCTTCCGCTACGCCTACGGAGCCCGACGCGACGGCAACGCTCGTCCCGAAAGCGATCCTCAGGGCGAACTCAAAGGCACCAACACCCTCTTCCGCGCCTTCTCCGTCAAAAAAACCGCCGAATTCTTCAAACTCGAAGAACCCCAAATCGAAGACATCCTCACCCGCGGCCGCGCCACCCTCCTCGAAGCCCGCGGCAAACGTCCCCACCCCCATCTCGACGACAAAATCATCACCGCCTGGAACGGCATGATGCTCAGCGCCCTCGCCAAAGCCGCAAGCATCCTCAACGACCCGGCCTACCTCACCCGCGCCAAAAACTGCGCCACCTTCCTCAAACAAAACCTCAGCACCGACGGCAAAAACCTCCGCCGCAGCTGGCGCAACGGTCAGGCCGACGACCTCGCCTTCGCCCCCGACTACGCCCTTCTCATCCAGGGCCTCCTCGACCTCTACGAAGCCACCTTCGAACTCCCCTGGCTGCAATGGGCCGTCGACCTCCAGAACGAATTCGACACCAGCTACGGCGACCCCGAAAAAGGCGGCTATTACACCGTCAGCAAAAACATCCCCAACTCCGTCCTTCAGGTCAAAGAAGACTACGACGGCGCCGAACCCAGCCCCAACTCCATCGCCTCCCTCAACTTGTTGCGCCTCGCAAGCATGCTCGCCCGCGACTCCTATCGCGACACCGCCGCCAAAACCCTCAATCTCTTCGGTCAAAGCATGGAAAAAGCCCCCATCACCGTCCCTGCCATGGTCACCGCCCTCGACTACCAGCAGCACGGCAACATGGAAATCGTCTTTGCCGGCAACCTAGCCGACCCCACCATGCAAGACCTCGTCAAGGAAGTCCGCCAAAAATTCCTCCCCCACGCCGTCCTCCTCCACGCCGATGGCGGCGAATCCCAAGCCTTCCTGGCTCAAGCCAACGAAGCCATCGCCCACATGCAACCCGTCGGCGGCAAACCCTCCGTCTACGTCTGCAAAAACCACACCTGCCAGGCCCCCGTCACCACCGTTGAAGCCTTAAACAAAGCCCTGCAACTCGCCTGAAGAATCACTGGAGCGCCAATTGAGAGTGCCAACACTGGGAGTGCCGACGTGTCGTCGGCAAGAACCTTCCATTAGTCATCAAGCCGTCAAAATACTAATTATGGCCAGCACGTCCGTCCGGATTCCCGAACCGCTCCACTGTGCCATCAAGGATTCGACGTTTGGCGCTGCCGCACACCTCAACTGAATATGTGGACACCCTATCGCAAGTGGAAGCATTCTCTTATCTTCCCGCTCGTCGTCTTGGCGTGGCTCTTAATGAAAGGTGAGCCTGAGTTGTCTCCGCAGTGGTTTATCGGATTGGGTATTGCTGTAACGTTGGGAGTCGCCTACCTCGCCGAGGAGATTTGGTGGATATCCCAGCGCCAAGGACGACCTTGTGGGCATTGCGGCCAGAAGGTCCAGATGAAATCTCTCCGTGTGCACACCGCTTGTCCTCACTGCGACCAGCCACTTGAATAGTTTCCATGGAATTGATTGGTAGTCCGACGAAGCTCGCCGCGCCGAACAAGGTTTTATTGGGCAACCGCTGGGGTTGCTCTGTCGGTTATTCTCTCCACCAATCTAACCCGCCATCCCGTCTCGACGCTCACCCCGCCCCATCAGTGCCAGCGCTTGAACGTCAGGCCTCTTCCACGTTCACCCCCATATGAAAACCTATCGCTTTCTACTGTGGATACTGAGCTGGCTTGCGGGACATGCTTTGAGTGCGGAACTGCCGAATCTGAATGCGCTTACGCCTGACCTCACGGTTCCCAAGGTCACTCGTGAGGAGGCAGCAGCAGGACGCCGCGTGGAGGCGGTTACCACTGGCTGGGAGCAAACGCAGGTCAGGCACGCGCTCTATTTGCCGCGCGACTGGAAGCCGGGAACAAAATTGCCTGTGCTTGTGGAGTTTGCGGGGAATGGCGGTTTTCGGAACAAGCTGGGTGATGTCTCGGATGGGACGGTGGATGGCTGTGTGCTGGGCTACGGGCTGAGCGGAGGGGAGGGTTTCATTTGGGTATGTTTGCCTTTTGTTGAGATTGCCGCTGATGGGACCAAGCAAAACTGCACAACCTGGTGGGGAGAGGTGGCCGAGACCAGGCGATACTGCCTGGCGACGGTGCGCGACGTGTGCGCCCGCTATGGTGGCGATGTTTCGCGGGTGGTGCTCTGCGGCTTTTCACGCGGAGCGATTGCGTGCAATTACGTCGGTTTGCATGACGAGGAAATAGCGTCGCTGTGGCGGGCCTTTTTTTGCCACAGCCATTACGATGGGGTGCGCGTGTGGCCTTATCCCCATTCGGATGAGGCCGCCGCCATCAAACGACTTCAGAGGCTTGGAGGTCGCGAACAGTGGATTTCCCATGAAGGAACGATTCTCGCCGCGCAGAATTTTATCGAGCGCAGCGGCGTGCAGGCTCCGTTCACTTTCGTCCCGATTCCCTATGCCAATCACAGCGCCGCATGGGTGCTGCACAACATCCCGGAGCGCCAGCAAGCGCGCGACTGGCTGGCGCGCGTCATCCATTAACGGCTTTCCATACGTTGACACTTGCTTCCAGAGGGACTGACCACTTTCGCCGAAATCTCCATTTTTGAAGAATAACACCCGAATATCCGAGTTATTTTGCAGGGGAAATCGGATAGAACATCGATAAATCTTCAAAATTGAAGCATGTAGGGTGATCTTATCCTCCAAAACGTCATATTAACCGTCTGTTCTGCTAAACCTATGTCAGACATTGATCTCATAAACCACAGCCGTATAGGTCAATTTGGTCGGATTCCAGTATACCTTTGTCATGAAGATGGTTGCTGGCTTGGTCAACCAACCCGTGAACCGTCAAGCGTTGCCATCCGCAATGCCATTTGTATCGGAGGAGGCAGTGGTGAACATCCAGCCGCAGTATACAACGCCCCTTGGCACTGCGTTCAGGCATTCGTCTCACAAACTTTGGAAGTGAATCCAGAGGTTATTTTTTGCGAAGGACTCACCGAGGCCGAATGGAAGCAT
It encodes:
- the dapA gene encoding 4-hydroxy-tetrahydrodipicolinate synthase codes for the protein MFAGTHTAIVTPFKDGQLDEAALQKLVDFQFQSGVQGIVPCGTTGESPTLDYDEHERVIQLCVEFARGRGIVMAGTGSNSTAEAIEMTQEAEAAGANAILQVAPYYNKPTPEGLFRHFKAIAAATKLPIMLYSIPGRCGIEIPIETIQRLVAECPNIVAIKEAGGSLDRVSAIKQNLPASFEVLSGDDSLTLPFISVGAVGVVSVAANVIPREMTHLVQAALQGKWNEAQAVHARFNPLFSAFLKLATNPIPIKTAMGLKGLCEPELRLPLCEMTDAQTAELKAVMEKLRLL
- the dapB gene encoding 4-hydroxy-tetrahydrodipicolinate reductase; protein product: MSQTRILVTGAKGRMGQAVIAAVENNPDTVIGAVIDVGDSLEEALAQSDIVIDFTAHHFSPTLVAACLATNKPLVMGTTGHTDAELAQIRTASLTLPIVHAPNFSVGVNTLFWLTRQAVRILGEPFDLEVVEMHHRHKTDSPSGTARRLVEILCEETEVSYDTDTRHGRFGDVGARTKKEIGVHALRGGDVVGDHTVVFANTGERVELTHKASSRDTFANGSARAAVWLAGKPPGLYDMQDVLGLK
- the folK gene encoding 2-amino-4-hydroxy-6-hydroxymethyldihydropteridine diphosphokinase, which encodes MDDSLHPSSLYIALGSNLGDRTENLRRAVTAICQLPGTHLIDAAPLYETDPVDCPPDSQPFYNSVIEIRTTIALGQLLRLLRGIESRFGRRHDHGHNAPRTIDLDILCSGELVLNTPELTIPHPRMTQRAFVLQPLADLHPGLILPGHDDTVCSLLENLTTTESPLLLVDTHWL
- a CDS encoding ABC transporter ATP-binding protein: MSVKSSVAESQPLIGEVIFEARGLRKVYPTGEVEVVALNGVDVNFSSSELVVLLGASGSGKSTLLNILGGLDVPTTGQMRYKGWELTDADEGVLTLFRRNCVGFVFQFYNLIPSLTARENVALITEIARDPMTPEEALEMVGLGDRMDHFPSQLSGGQQQRVAIARAIAKRPEVLLCDEPTGALDVTTGIAVLEAIERINREIGTLAIIITHNASMAEMADRVLHLSDGQIVKETRNEKRLPARELKW
- a CDS encoding thioredoxin domain-containing protein, giving the protein MSSSTPKHTNALASEKSPYLQQHAHNPVNWMPWGEAAFKKARDEDKPILLSIGYSTCHWCHVMERESFENEAIAAVLNEHFINVKVDREERPDVDLTYMTYVQAVNGSGGWPMNVWLTPELKPFFGGTYFPPEDKAGRMGFKRLSEEIARVWREDKANVIARSHETVEKLQGYINDEQNAHDASFDTVSKKAYDDISGAFDYHEGGFSTAPKFPRPVTLNLLWRLKSHLARKEETSGDANWAEAMAKTTLTKMAHGGMRDHLGGGFHRYSVDGYWHIPHYEKMLYDQAQLAVAYLEGHQITGSPFYASIARSTLEYCQRDLGHPDGGYYSAEDADSYQDHTLTEKSEGAYYIWTAAEIDELLGKQEGSIFRYAYGARRDGNARPESDPQGELKGTNTLFRAFSVKKTAEFFKLEEPQIEDILTRGRATLLEARGKRPHPHLDDKIITAWNGMMLSALAKAASILNDPAYLTRAKNCATFLKQNLSTDGKNLRRSWRNGQADDLAFAPDYALLIQGLLDLYEATFELPWLQWAVDLQNEFDTSYGDPEKGGYYTVSKNIPNSVLQVKEDYDGAEPSPNSIASLNLLRLASMLARDSYRDTAAKTLNLFGQSMEKAPITVPAMVTALDYQQHGNMEIVFAGNLADPTMQDLVKEVRQKFLPHAVLLHADGGESQAFLAQANEAIAHMQPVGGKPSVYVCKNHTCQAPVTTVEALNKALQLA